CATGGAATACACGTGGGGTTGAGAAACTTTGCCAGCATGCTCCACTCGATTCGTCATCTATCAACCACCATCTCACGACAACACAGCTCCCATCTATGTTATTAGATGGGAAAAGAACCCCCGCCTTAATTGTATATTTCTTTAATTACTTCTTTCACTTGTGCTACTTGGGTAAACTGCCAAATAGCAAAGCGAGGTAGAAGATGGACGTAGAGACACAAGCGAAATTCGAATTACGCGCACAGGTGATTAAGGCGATGGCGCATCCGACGAGGCTGTTTATCGTGGATCAACTCTCTAAAGGTGAGCGTTGCGTGAACGAATTGACGGATCTGGTTGGGGCGGATATGTCTACCGTTTCAAAGCACCTGAGCGTGTTGAAGTCGGCGGGAATTGTTCAAGTGTCAAAGCGCGGACTGCAGGTTTTCTATAGCCTGCGATGCCCATGCGTTATGAGCTTCTTTGATTGTGTCGAAGGCGTCTTGAAAACGACAGCCACTGGATGCCTAACCGCCATACGCTAGAGGCGCCTCGGCGTACAGATTTTATAGGGCATTTGATTGGCTATTCTATCTGCTTGGCAATAACAGGGAAGGGAATTTGATTATGAGAAAACTACAGATACTAGGAACAGGCTGTGCTAAATGCAATAAGCTGACCGAGCTAACCAAGACTGCCGCAGACGCGCTTGGTATCGAGTATGAACTCGAGAAAGTGACTGACATCCGCGAAATCATGCAGTTCGGAGTGATGATGACCCCAGCCCTTGTGGTCGATGGCAAGGTTAAAATAGTAGGTAGGTTACCGAGCGCTGATGAGATGAAGAAGCTTATCACATTAGAAATAGCCTGAAGAGGCGCGATTGCGAGGCTATACGTCGCAAAGAACGCTCATAGGAACATACGAAACCCCAATCCTCAA
The sequence above is a segment of the bacterium genome. Coding sequences within it:
- a CDS encoding metalloregulator ArsR/SmtB family transcription factor, producing MDVETQAKFELRAQVIKAMAHPTRLFIVDQLSKGERCVNELTDLVGADMSTVSKHLSVLKSAGIVQVSKRGLQVFYSLRCPCVMSFFDCVEGVLKTTATGCLTAIR
- a CDS encoding thioredoxin family protein — translated: MRKLQILGTGCAKCNKLTELTKTAADALGIEYELEKVTDIREIMQFGVMMTPALVVDGKVKIVGRLPSADEMKKLITLEIA